From one Rhodoferax sp. PAMC 29310 genomic stretch:
- a CDS encoding heme NO-binding domain-containing protein: MYGLVNRAVEQLVVSLKGEPGWRGVCAHAGVSSDGFVATKSYDDKLTFDLVNAVSVRMGLPAETVLEAFGEYWITYTAAEGYESILSSSGSNLREFLDNLNKMHDRVRTIFTHLSIPQFRVEDISHDEYHLFYRSTRDGLAPMVIGLLKGLGKRFNQKIEVSQTFAKTNVNDEDIFLVRHVAV, from the coding sequence ATGTACGGATTGGTAAACAGAGCGGTTGAACAGTTGGTCGTTTCGCTAAAGGGAGAGCCCGGGTGGCGCGGCGTCTGTGCGCATGCCGGTGTCTCCTCAGACGGCTTTGTCGCCACAAAAAGTTACGATGACAAATTAACCTTCGATCTCGTCAACGCGGTTAGTGTTCGTATGGGCTTACCCGCAGAAACAGTTTTGGAGGCCTTTGGTGAGTACTGGATTACTTACACGGCGGCAGAAGGCTATGAGTCCATCCTGTCCTCAAGTGGCAGCAACCTGCGCGAATTTCTGGACAACCTGAATAAGATGCATGATCGGGTAAGGACTATTTTTACACACCTGTCCATCCCCCAATTCCGCGTGGAGGACATCTCCCACGATGAGTACCACCTCTTTTACCGATCAACACGTGATGGGCTGGCGCCCATGGTCATCGGCCTGCTTAAAGGATTGGGAAAACGGTTTAATCAAAAGATTGAAGTCAGTCAGACCTTTGCCAAGACAAATGTGAACGACGAAGATATCTTCTTGGTTCGCCATGTCGCAGTTTGA
- a CDS encoding HAMP domain-containing sensor histidine kinase: MLKGLGSTPLTLRGSAESGEDGSLLLLVSPVIQTRHEKQQLGLTLNDFANHDNVSDTLLLADTTRMAAKDAERMAERLNDRTMQMTAIMELSDNGTAYFGADSMLRHTNSALRKMLDIGEAEAFDLDIDAFDSRVSALLRQSDDGVSHPQSRLIASTQDEVAGIRIELARPRVAVIHVKSARTKDGGWVFYFRDITHEDAVDRMKSEFLAAAAHELRTPMVSVLGFIELLIERKFSDERRADMLGIIHRQSKLMVKMINELLDLARIESERGLEFQITAHPLNVILDTTVKGLMRRDTDSQVIVGEVPHALVMVDPEKMKQAVSNLLSNAFKYSPSGGEVTLTATLDVHETREFAVIEIMDRGIGMTPSQLVRAFERFYRVDASGKVPGTGLGLSIVKELVDLHHGRIELESEAGQGTTARLWIPLAPR, encoded by the coding sequence ATGTTGAAGGGACTAGGCTCAACGCCCCTGACCTTGCGAGGCAGCGCGGAAAGTGGCGAGGATGGATCCTTGCTGTTACTGGTAAGTCCGGTGATTCAAACACGGCATGAAAAGCAACAGTTGGGTCTGACGCTTAATGACTTCGCCAATCATGACAACGTCAGTGACACCTTGCTTCTGGCTGATACGACCCGCATGGCTGCGAAGGACGCCGAACGCATGGCAGAGCGTTTGAATGATCGCACGATGCAAATGACCGCCATCATGGAGTTGAGTGACAACGGCACCGCCTATTTCGGAGCAGACTCCATGCTCCGTCACACCAACTCCGCGTTGCGCAAAATGTTGGATATTGGCGAGGCAGAGGCCTTCGATCTGGATATCGACGCATTTGACTCCCGGGTGAGCGCCCTGCTCAGACAGTCAGACGATGGCGTCAGCCACCCGCAGTCGCGCTTGATCGCGTCGACCCAAGATGAGGTCGCAGGAATTCGCATTGAATTGGCAAGACCCAGGGTCGCGGTGATTCATGTCAAATCTGCTCGTACAAAGGACGGTGGATGGGTGTTCTATTTCAGGGACATCACTCATGAAGACGCCGTTGATCGAATGAAAAGTGAGTTTCTGGCGGCGGCGGCGCACGAACTTCGCACCCCCATGGTGAGCGTCCTGGGATTCATAGAACTTCTCATTGAACGAAAGTTTTCTGACGAGCGCCGCGCAGACATGCTTGGGATCATTCACCGGCAATCCAAATTGATGGTGAAAATGATCAATGAGCTGCTCGACCTGGCCCGCATCGAAAGTGAACGTGGACTTGAATTCCAGATAACTGCCCATCCGCTAAATGTGATTCTGGACACCACCGTCAAGGGACTCATGCGCCGTGACACTGACAGCCAAGTCATCGTTGGTGAGGTTCCCCATGCTTTGGTCATGGTCGATCCCGAAAAAATGAAACAGGCCGTGAGCAACTTGTTGAGCAACGCATTCAAGTACTCCCCAAGTGGTGGGGAGGTGACATTGACCGCAACGTTGGATGTGCATGAGACGCGTGAGTTCGCTGTCATCGAGATCATGGACCGAGGCATCGGAATGACCCCTTCACAACTGGTCCGCGCGTTTGAACGCTTTTACAGGGTCGATGCTTCCGGCAAAGTTCCCGGTACAGGCTTGGGGCTTAGCATAGTGAAAGAGCTGGTTGACCTGCACCATGGCCGGATTGAACTAGAGAGTGAGGCGGGACAGGGCACCACTGCCCGTCTTTGGATACCGCTTGCGCCGCGTTAG
- a CDS encoding PAS domain S-box protein — translation MKLLARLNRKWRRVYSLNTILLFSAFVVLVLAATAYSTVLHHQLETETLKRAKSWADSVAELVATANATALIVNDMAVIETNLRGVAWLPSIQNVAIFRADGGMLMQLSRTGNQIESQFAGDERMDLPHTGVKALPSGIKDTFYETWSGVDAGATFPKAWVRIQFSLQERNEEMNLLTSQILLDTILLIGGVLLGLHLIVSRAIRPLRDLSVFAEKTPSNMGAQITTDGCCFEVNQLALALNQASHSAAEQIGRMGAILNTAAEAIVGLDAKGVIVTVNQAAISFFGRAEDALIALSFDACIPGLGLPALQKMFDDSAGGYAGASRVVRHDLFGSRADGTLFPVEVSLGRVERDNALCYVCIFRDVTDERASQGFTELYERALDCSHNAVFITNGALSHQPIVYVNEAFQSLEGEPAYKVLGTSLADRIGMSSDAAGRRELTRAVAEQRNANVTLFTDLADGKQRVTEISLSPVLSSGGVLTNFIGIVSDVTARVQAVAAIAERRAQLDAIFSLSPDGFVVFDSNEKMVFANPAFERMTGLSWVTESALPTLDDFLVAMTLLCDDAQILPCIQLDAEDGMPWRARLQLIRPQMRVLMAESRRNTGGQDETILYFRDITHEDEVDRIKSEFLAAAAHELRTPMVSIFGFTELLLKRQFTEERRADMLETIHRQSGFLIKMLNELLDLSRIESRLGLDLEIAAHSLEELVSNSVKGLMRTDTDRQVLVGVVPKVAVLIDPEKMQLVMNNLLSNAFKYSPGGGDVTLNARLDQADSVHYAVIDIRDHGIGMTPEQINRAFDRFYRADASGHIPGTGLGLSMVKEVVGLHKGRVELASESGKGTTVSVWTPLANAVRVTGERSVAGAGEVHEFQ, via the coding sequence ATGAAACTTCTTGCACGATTGAATCGGAAATGGCGTCGTGTTTACAGCCTGAACACCATTCTTCTATTCAGTGCCTTTGTCGTTTTGGTCCTGGCTGCCACCGCCTATAGCACCGTCTTACACCACCAGTTGGAGACCGAAACCTTGAAGAGGGCAAAAAGTTGGGCCGACTCGGTCGCAGAATTGGTGGCGACAGCCAACGCCACTGCCCTGATCGTCAACGACATGGCGGTCATCGAAACCAATTTACGCGGTGTCGCATGGCTACCAAGCATTCAAAACGTCGCAATTTTCCGGGCCGATGGTGGCATGTTGATGCAGTTGTCCCGAACGGGCAACCAGATCGAATCCCAATTTGCAGGCGACGAACGCATGGACTTGCCCCACACCGGGGTCAAGGCGCTGCCAAGTGGCATCAAGGACACCTTTTACGAGACGTGGTCAGGGGTAGATGCCGGCGCAACGTTTCCCAAGGCATGGGTTCGGATTCAGTTCAGCTTGCAGGAACGAAATGAGGAGATGAATCTCTTAACAAGCCAGATCCTTCTTGACACCATTCTTTTAATCGGAGGCGTCTTGCTGGGTCTGCATCTGATCGTTTCCAGGGCTATTCGCCCCCTTCGAGATTTATCCGTCTTTGCAGAGAAGACGCCCTCAAATATGGGAGCCCAAATCACGACCGATGGCTGCTGTTTCGAGGTGAATCAGCTCGCATTGGCGCTAAACCAGGCAAGCCATAGCGCAGCCGAGCAGATTGGCCGAATGGGGGCCATCCTGAATACAGCCGCCGAGGCCATCGTGGGTCTGGATGCAAAAGGTGTCATCGTCACAGTGAATCAAGCGGCCATCAGCTTTTTCGGACGCGCTGAAGACGCACTGATAGCACTGTCGTTTGATGCTTGCATCCCTGGCCTCGGGTTGCCCGCCCTGCAGAAAATGTTTGACGACTCCGCAGGTGGTTACGCCGGCGCTAGTCGTGTTGTGCGCCACGATTTATTTGGCAGTCGCGCGGATGGCACCTTATTTCCAGTCGAGGTTTCACTGGGAAGGGTTGAGAGAGACAACGCACTGTGCTATGTGTGCATTTTTCGCGACGTCACCGACGAACGAGCATCTCAGGGATTTACCGAGTTGTATGAGCGTGCGCTTGACTGCAGCCACAACGCGGTGTTCATTACCAATGGGGCGCTTTCTCACCAACCGATCGTGTATGTCAATGAGGCGTTTCAGTCGCTAGAGGGAGAGCCGGCGTACAAAGTGCTGGGAACAAGCTTGGCTGATCGGATTGGAATGTCGTCGGATGCAGCCGGTCGCCGAGAGTTGACCCGCGCTGTGGCTGAGCAACGCAATGCCAATGTCACCTTGTTCACAGACCTGGCCGACGGAAAACAGAGAGTTACCGAAATCTCGCTGTCCCCCGTCCTCTCGAGCGGTGGCGTCCTGACGAATTTCATCGGTATTGTTTCGGATGTGACTGCCCGGGTGCAGGCTGTCGCGGCGATTGCCGAGCGGCGAGCCCAGCTTGATGCCATCTTCAGCCTGAGTCCCGATGGTTTTGTGGTGTTTGACTCCAATGAAAAAATGGTCTTTGCCAACCCTGCCTTTGAACGAATGACGGGGTTGAGCTGGGTGACTGAGTCGGCTCTTCCGACACTGGATGACTTTTTAGTGGCAATGACCTTGCTGTGCGATGACGCCCAGATCTTGCCATGCATCCAGCTAGACGCCGAAGATGGCATGCCATGGCGGGCACGCCTTCAGTTGATACGCCCGCAAATGCGTGTGTTGATGGCAGAGTCGCGTCGCAATACGGGTGGTCAAGATGAGACGATCCTGTATTTTCGTGATATCACCCATGAGGACGAAGTTGATCGGATAAAGAGCGAGTTTCTTGCGGCGGCCGCGCATGAACTTCGGACCCCCATGGTCAGCATCTTTGGCTTCACCGAACTACTTCTCAAGCGTCAATTTACCGAAGAGCGCCGTGCGGACATGCTAGAGACGATTCACCGTCAATCTGGTTTTTTGATAAAGATGCTTAACGAGTTGCTCGATCTTTCGCGTATTGAATCCCGTCTCGGACTTGACCTGGAAATCGCTGCACATTCTCTGGAGGAGCTGGTATCAAACAGTGTCAAAGGCCTCATGCGAACAGACACCGATCGTCAGGTGCTTGTTGGCGTGGTGCCCAAGGTCGCTGTGCTGATCGATCCCGAAAAAATGCAATTAGTGATGAACAACCTATTAAGCAATGCGTTCAAATATTCACCCGGCGGGGGCGACGTGACATTGAATGCCAGGCTGGATCAAGCTGATTCAGTTCACTACGCGGTGATCGACATTCGCGATCACGGAATCGGTATGACCCCAGAACAGATCAACAGGGCGTTTGATCGCTTTTACCGTGCGGATGCCTCAGGGCACATTCCGGGCACCGGCCTGGGCTTGAGTATGGTCAAAGAGGTCGTTGGTCTGCACAAAGGCCGTGTCGAACTCGCAAGCGAGTCTGGCAAGGGGACCACGGTCAGTGTGTGGACACCGTTGGCAAATGCAGTTCGAGTTACGGGCGAGAGAAGCGTCGCAGGAGCGGGAGAAGTCCATGAATTCCAATGA
- a CDS encoding response regulator: protein MSERALVLAPEQSAGSETSAKIRPTKILVVEDDPSLLELFSMVIDGWNFPVELILAVNGFEGLLCIGKRQPDVVITDLSMPGMDGFEMLRALKKPGSGFAALKLIVVSALGLSDIKERGGLPEDVIFFQKPVDFPKLEQLVKAMHVQRAGKGLDKL from the coding sequence ATGTCAGAGCGGGCCTTGGTGCTCGCGCCCGAGCAATCCGCCGGTAGTGAAACCAGCGCAAAGATCCGGCCAACAAAAATCCTGGTTGTGGAGGATGACCCCTCGTTGTTGGAACTGTTCTCGATGGTTATCGACGGTTGGAATTTCCCTGTGGAGCTTATATTGGCCGTCAATGGCTTTGAGGGCCTACTGTGTATCGGCAAAAGACAGCCGGATGTCGTCATTACTGACTTGAGCATGCCAGGCATGGATGGGTTTGAAATGCTTCGTGCACTTAAAAAACCGGGCTCAGGATTTGCTGCCCTCAAGCTGATCGTGGTTTCGGCTTTGGGACTGAGCGACATCAAGGAGCGGGGCGGCTTGCCTGAAGATGTCATCTTTTTTCAAAAGCCGGTAGATTTTCCAAAACTGGAGCAACTGGTCAAGGCTATGCATGTCCAAAGGGCTGGCAAGGGACTAGACAAGCTGTAG